Within Myxococcales bacterium, the genomic segment TCGGCATCGCGCATGAGTTGGCGAGCGGCGTCTACGATTTCCTGTCTTGAACCGTAGGAAAGCGCAACGACGAGGGTCATGCCCCGATTGTTGGCGGTCTTCTTGATGGCGTGCTGCACCACCATGCGGGTCGTCCGTGGCAGACGATCCATACGCCCGACGGCGCGCACGCGAACGTCCTTCTCCATGATTTCGGGCAGCTCGATTTCGAGGTACTCCTCGAACAGCCCCATCAACGATTTGACTTCGCCCTTTGGACGGTTCCAGTTCTCGATGGAAAACGCGTACAGGGTCAGCGTACCGATGCCCAGATCGTGCGCCCCACGCACCACCGCGCGCACCGAGTCGATACCTTCGCGGTGGCCAAGATTTCGGTCGAGGCCTCGATCCTGTGCCCAGCGTCCGTTGCCATCCATGATGATGGCGACGTGACGCGGAATTCGATCTGGATCAATCCGCGAATCGCTCATCGGGTTCAGACCTCCAGGACTTCTTTTTCCTTCTGGGCCGTCAGCGCATCGACTTTGCCCGTGTACTCGTTGGTCAGGTCTTGTATGTGCTTATCGGCGCGATGACGGTCGTCCTTCGGGAGCGATCCGTCGCTCTCGAGTTCTTTCAGCATCGCGATGGCATCCCTGCGTGCTTCCCGCACCCCGACCTTGTGCTCTTCGGCACTTTTCTTGACCTGCTTCACCAGATCCTTGCGTCGCTCTTCCGTCAGCGGCGGAACCGAGATGCGGATGACCTTGCCGTCGTTGGCGGGATTGAGACCGAGTTCGGAGGACTGAATGGCCTTCTCGATATCGTTGAGAGCGCCCTTGTCGAACGCCGCTACGACCAGCAACCGTGGGTCCGGAGCGCTGAGGTTTGCCAGTTGGTTCAGCGGCGTCAACGTCCCATAGTAGTCGACCATGACGCCGTCGAGCAAAGCCGTACTCGCGCGACCGGTGCGCACTCGGAGAAGATCCTTGCGATAACTCTTGACCGACTTCTCCATCGCATCGCTAGCTTCTTCGTAGATCATCTCCAGATCTTCTTCGGCCATGACTTCCTCCGCTCTTCCCAGTTCAGGCGGTCGCTCAAACTTGCTCGCCATGGTACATCGATCAACGAACAACCATCAATTCCGAACGATCAATCGGTGACGATCGTCCCCACGGTCTCGCCCTGTATTACCTTCATGAGATTTCCCGCGACACCCATGTCGAAGACCACGATGGGGAGCGAGTTCTCACTGCACAGTGCGATCGCCGCCTGGTCCATGAAGCGAAGACCATCCCGAATCGCCTGGTCAAAAGTAATCCGTTCGTAGCGGATAGCGTCGGCGTTCACATGGGGGTCGGAATCGTAGACGCCATCGACCTGGGTGGCCTTGAGAATCACGTCGGCCTCGATCTCGGCGGCGCGCAGGGCCGCAGCGGTATCGGTACTGAAGTAGGGGTTCCCGGTCCCGCCCCCGAAGATCACGATGCGTCCCTTTTCGAGGTGGCGAACCGCGCGGCGGCGGATGTAGTGCTCCGCCACCTGGGCAATGTCGATGGCCGAAAGTACCCGGGTCTGCAGTTCGATCTTTTCCAGCGAATCCTGCAACGCCATGGCGTTGATCACGCTGGCAAGCATGCCCATGTAGTCGGCGTTGGTGCGATCCATTCCTTCTTCGGCCGCCGTAATGCCGCGAATGATATTGCCCCCACCGATCACAATGCTGACCTGCACCCCCGTCTCGTGAACTTCGCGAATTTGTTGCGCGATGGTTCTGATCACTTTGGGATTAATGCCAAAGCCGTCCTTTCCGGCAAGCCCCTCGCCCGACAGCTTGATCAGCACTCGACGATAGGCTGCGCCAGCCACTACTGGGTCGCCTCGCCAAGCTTGAAGCGGATGAACGACGCAACCTTGAGGTCGTCGCTGGCCGCCGCAAGCATCTTCGTCACCGACGTGTCGGGGTCCTTTACAAAGGGTTGCTCGAGCAGACAGTTCTCGGCGAAGAACTTGTTGATCCTTCCCTCCACGATTTTGTCTACGATGTTTTCCGGCTTGCCGCTTTGCAGCGCTTGATTGCGCAGGATCGACTTTTCACTTTCGACCAGATCGGTCGGGACGCCGTCGCGATCGATCGCGATGGGTGTCGGGTCGATCGCCGCAACGTGCATGGCGAGATCCCGGGCGATTCCAGTGAATTCGCCACCGTTTGCACCGTCGAGCGCCACCATCACACCCAGACGGCCTCCGGCGTGAATGTACGTACCGAGCACGCCGTCACAGGAAACCTGCGAGACGCGCTTGAGTTCGACGTTCTCGCCCAGCTTGCCCGCGGCGGCCTTGATGCTGTCATCGACGGTGCCCTCACCCAATCCGAGTCCCAATGCGGTCTTGGAATCGTGCTGATTGCCGTCCTTCGCGATTGCGTCGGCGATCTGCTGGCCCAATCCCTGGAATTCGTCGGTGTTGGCTACAAAGTCAGTCTCGCAACCGAGTTCAATGAT encodes:
- the uppS gene encoding di-trans,poly-cis-decaprenylcistransferase; the protein is MSDSRIDPDRIPRHVAIIMDGNGRWAQDRGLDRNLGHREGIDSVRAVVRGAHDLGIGTLTLYAFSIENWNRPKGEVKSLMGLFEEYLEIELPEIMEKDVRVRAVGRMDRLPRTTRMVVQHAIKKTANNRGMTLVVALSYGSRQEIVDAARQLMRDAEAGKLDPERLDEKMFSAYLYAPDLPDPDPLIRTGGEFRVSNFLLWQIAYTEIYTSERMWPEFREEN
- the frr gene encoding ribosome recycling factor; amino-acid sequence: MIYEEASDAMEKSVKSYRKDLLRVRTGRASTALLDGVMVDYYGTLTPLNQLANLSAPDPRLLVVAAFDKGALNDIEKAIQSSELGLNPANDGKVIRISVPPLTEERRKDLVKQVKKSAEEHKVGVREARRDAIAMLKELESDGSLPKDDRHRADKHIQDLTNEYTGKVDALTAQKEKEVLEV
- a CDS encoding UMP kinase — protein: MAGAAYRRVLIKLSGEGLAGKDGFGINPKVIRTIAQQIREVHETGVQVSIVIGGGNIIRGITAAEEGMDRTNADYMGMLASVINAMALQDSLEKIELQTRVLSAIDIAQVAEHYIRRRAVRHLEKGRIVIFGGGTGNPYFSTDTAAALRAAEIEADVILKATQVDGVYDSDPHVNADAIRYERITFDQAIRDGLRFMDQAAIALCSENSLPIVVFDMGVAGNLMKVIQGETVGTIVTD
- a CDS encoding elongation factor Ts gives rise to the protein MASVSAADVKALRESTGAGMMDCKKVLTEAAGDPERALELLRERGLSKAGKRAGRATSEGAIVIAIDGGRGTIIELGCETDFVANTDEFQGLGQQIADAIAKDGNQHDSKTALGLGLGEGTVDDSIKAAAGKLGENVELKRVSQVSCDGVLGTYIHAGGRLGVMVALDGANGGEFTGIARDLAMHVAAIDPTPIAIDRDGVPTDLVESEKSILRNQALQSGKPENIVDKIVEGRINKFFAENCLLEQPFVKDPDTSVTKMLAAASDDLKVASFIRFKLGEATQ